The Cydia amplana chromosome 19, ilCydAmpl1.1, whole genome shotgun sequence genome includes a window with the following:
- the LOC134657207 gene encoding DNA-directed RNA polymerase III subunit RPC10, which translates to MLFCPTCANILMVEEAPETGLRYGCNSCPYVYSVRKKVSSRTFPKLKELDYIMGGAAAWENVDSTDAVCPKCSHGKAYFMQLQTRSADEPMTTFYRCCNHKCAHNWRD; encoded by the exons ATGTTATTCTGCCCGACGTGTGCTAACATTCTTATGGTGGAAGAGGCACCGGAGACGGGCCTCAGGTACGGGTGCAACTCGTGTCCATATGTCTACAGCGTCAGGAAGAAGGTTTCGTCACGGACGTTCCCTAAACTCAAG GAGCTGGATTATATTATGGGCGGCGCCGCTGCCTGGGAGAATGTAGATTCAACAGATGCTGTATGTCCAAAGTGTAGCCACGGAAAGGCATACTTCATGCAACTTCAGACCCGATCTGCCGATGAACCTATGACCACATTCTACCGCTGCTGTA
- the LOC134657243 gene encoding ceramide synthase 6-like isoform X1, with protein MLRYLVDTFWDEDVWLPPNTTWEDLAPGPDKPVVYNDHRHLLYPLPLAVVLIVLRHILEKYWFAPFGKSLGIKNTRPKKAPINPKLELAYQTSPKIKHKQFFLSKEEICALAKQLDMSERQVERWWRLRRSQDKPSTLVKFCENAWRCTFYLYNFSFGMFILWDKDWLWEIDNCYIGYPHQGLTNDVWWYYMISSAFYWSLTMSQFWDVRRKDFWQMFVHHVATIMLLSFSWVCNLHRIGTLVLLSHDCADIFLEQATIATRLWRRRTFAAKATKYAGYQRFCDCVFAVFTVLWIVTRLGIYPFYIIWSTVIRAPMLVPMFPAYYIFNSLLCLLLALHMIWTWLILQVAYKTIKAGQMEGDIRSSSSDISDSSHYSNHSTPNRVNNKKDT; from the exons ATGTTGCGGTATTTAGTGGATACATTTTGGGATGAAGATGTGTGGTTGCCTCCAAATACTACCTGGGAGGATTTGGCCCCAGGGCCCGATAAACCCGTGGTTTATAACGATCACAGGCACCTTCTGTATCCCCTGCCTTTAGCAGTGGTGCTAATAGTTCTGCGGCACATACTAGAGAA GTACTGGTTTGCGCCCTTCGGAAAGTCTTTAGGCATTAAGAACACAAGACCAAAGAAAGCACCCATTAATCCTAAACTAGAGTTGGCCTACCAGACATCAcctaaaattaaacataaacag TTCTTTTTGAGCAAGGAAGAG ATATGCGCGCTAGCCAAGCAACTAGACATGTCAGAACGGCAGGTCGAGCGGTGGTGGCGCCTCCGTCGCTCCCAGGACAAGCCTTCCACTCTCGTCAAGTTCTGCGAGAACGCGTGGAGGTGTACCTTCTATCTGTACAACTTCTCATTCGGAATGTTCATCCTTTGGGACAAGGACTGGCTGTGGGAGATAGATAACTGCTACATCGGCTATCCCCATCAG GGTCTAACGAACGACGTGTGGTGGTACTACATGATCTCCTCCGCCTTCTACTGGTCGCTCACCATGTCCCAGTTCTGGGACGTCCGTCGCAAGGACTTCTGGCAGATGTTCGTCCACCATGTGGCCACCATCATGCTGTTGTCCTTCAGTTGGGTCTGCAACCTTCACAGGATTGGGACGCTGGTGCTACTGTCACATGATTGCGCGGATATATTTTTAGAG CAAGCGACCATTGCGACGCGCTTGTGGCGCCGGCGAACATTT GCGGCAAAGGCGACGAAGTACGCCGGCTACCAAAGGTTCTGCGACTGCGTGTTCGCTGTGTTCACTGTGCTCTGGATCGTGACGAGGTTGGGGATATACCCCTTCTATATTATTTGGAG TACAGTGATCCGCGCGCCGATGCTGGTCCCAATGTTTCCGGCCTACTACATCTTTAACTCCCTACTGTGCCTACTACTAGCCCTGCATATGATCTGGACGTGGCTGATTCTCCAAGTCGCATATAAGACTATTAAGGCTGGCCAG ATGGAGGGCGATATTCGCAGCTCGAGTTCAGACATCAGCGACAGCTCGCATTACTCCAATCACAGCACGCCCAACCGGGTCaacaataaaaa AGACACATAG
- the LOC134657243 gene encoding ceramide synthase 6-like isoform X3, which produces MLRYLVDTFWDEDVWLPPNTTWEDLAPGPDKPVVYNDHRHLLYPLPLAVVLIVLRHILEKYWFAPFGKSLGIKNTRPKKAPINPKLELAYQTSPKIKHKQFFLSKEEICALAKQLDMSERQVERWWRLRRSQDKPSTLVKFCENAWRCTFYLYNFSFGMFILWDKDWLWEIDNCYIGYPHQGLTNDVWWYYMISSAFYWSLTMSQFWDVRRKDFWQMFVHHVATIMLLSFSWVCNLHRIGTLVLLSHDCADIFLEAAKATKYAGYQRFCDCVFAVFTVLWIVTRLGIYPFYIIWSTVIRAPMLVPMFPAYYIFNSLLCLLLALHMIWTWLILQVAYKTIKAGQMEGDIRSSSSDISDSSHYSNHSTPNRVNNKKDT; this is translated from the exons ATGTTGCGGTATTTAGTGGATACATTTTGGGATGAAGATGTGTGGTTGCCTCCAAATACTACCTGGGAGGATTTGGCCCCAGGGCCCGATAAACCCGTGGTTTATAACGATCACAGGCACCTTCTGTATCCCCTGCCTTTAGCAGTGGTGCTAATAGTTCTGCGGCACATACTAGAGAA GTACTGGTTTGCGCCCTTCGGAAAGTCTTTAGGCATTAAGAACACAAGACCAAAGAAAGCACCCATTAATCCTAAACTAGAGTTGGCCTACCAGACATCAcctaaaattaaacataaacag TTCTTTTTGAGCAAGGAAGAG ATATGCGCGCTAGCCAAGCAACTAGACATGTCAGAACGGCAGGTCGAGCGGTGGTGGCGCCTCCGTCGCTCCCAGGACAAGCCTTCCACTCTCGTCAAGTTCTGCGAGAACGCGTGGAGGTGTACCTTCTATCTGTACAACTTCTCATTCGGAATGTTCATCCTTTGGGACAAGGACTGGCTGTGGGAGATAGATAACTGCTACATCGGCTATCCCCATCAG GGTCTAACGAACGACGTGTGGTGGTACTACATGATCTCCTCCGCCTTCTACTGGTCGCTCACCATGTCCCAGTTCTGGGACGTCCGTCGCAAGGACTTCTGGCAGATGTTCGTCCACCATGTGGCCACCATCATGCTGTTGTCCTTCAGTTGGGTCTGCAACCTTCACAGGATTGGGACGCTGGTGCTACTGTCACATGATTGCGCGGATATATTTTTAGAG GCGGCAAAGGCGACGAAGTACGCCGGCTACCAAAGGTTCTGCGACTGCGTGTTCGCTGTGTTCACTGTGCTCTGGATCGTGACGAGGTTGGGGATATACCCCTTCTATATTATTTGGAG TACAGTGATCCGCGCGCCGATGCTGGTCCCAATGTTTCCGGCCTACTACATCTTTAACTCCCTACTGTGCCTACTACTAGCCCTGCATATGATCTGGACGTGGCTGATTCTCCAAGTCGCATATAAGACTATTAAGGCTGGCCAG ATGGAGGGCGATATTCGCAGCTCGAGTTCAGACATCAGCGACAGCTCGCATTACTCCAATCACAGCACGCCCAACCGGGTCaacaataaaaa AGACACATAG
- the LOC134657243 gene encoding ceramide synthase 6-like isoform X4 → MLRYLVDTFWDEDVWLPPNTTWEDLAPGPDKPVVYNDHRHLLYPLPLAVVLIVLRHILEKYWFAPFGKSLGIKNTRPKKAPINPKLELAYQTSPKIKHKQICALAKQLDMSERQVERWWRLRRSQDKPSTLVKFCENAWRCTFYLYNFSFGMFILWDKDWLWEIDNCYIGYPHQGLTNDVWWYYMISSAFYWSLTMSQFWDVRRKDFWQMFVHHVATIMLLSFSWVCNLHRIGTLVLLSHDCADIFLEAAKATKYAGYQRFCDCVFAVFTVLWIVTRLGIYPFYIIWSTVIRAPMLVPMFPAYYIFNSLLCLLLALHMIWTWLILQVAYKTIKAGQMEGDIRSSSSDISDSSHYSNHSTPNRVNNKKDT, encoded by the exons ATGTTGCGGTATTTAGTGGATACATTTTGGGATGAAGATGTGTGGTTGCCTCCAAATACTACCTGGGAGGATTTGGCCCCAGGGCCCGATAAACCCGTGGTTTATAACGATCACAGGCACCTTCTGTATCCCCTGCCTTTAGCAGTGGTGCTAATAGTTCTGCGGCACATACTAGAGAA GTACTGGTTTGCGCCCTTCGGAAAGTCTTTAGGCATTAAGAACACAAGACCAAAGAAAGCACCCATTAATCCTAAACTAGAGTTGGCCTACCAGACATCAcctaaaattaaacataaacag ATATGCGCGCTAGCCAAGCAACTAGACATGTCAGAACGGCAGGTCGAGCGGTGGTGGCGCCTCCGTCGCTCCCAGGACAAGCCTTCCACTCTCGTCAAGTTCTGCGAGAACGCGTGGAGGTGTACCTTCTATCTGTACAACTTCTCATTCGGAATGTTCATCCTTTGGGACAAGGACTGGCTGTGGGAGATAGATAACTGCTACATCGGCTATCCCCATCAG GGTCTAACGAACGACGTGTGGTGGTACTACATGATCTCCTCCGCCTTCTACTGGTCGCTCACCATGTCCCAGTTCTGGGACGTCCGTCGCAAGGACTTCTGGCAGATGTTCGTCCACCATGTGGCCACCATCATGCTGTTGTCCTTCAGTTGGGTCTGCAACCTTCACAGGATTGGGACGCTGGTGCTACTGTCACATGATTGCGCGGATATATTTTTAGAG GCGGCAAAGGCGACGAAGTACGCCGGCTACCAAAGGTTCTGCGACTGCGTGTTCGCTGTGTTCACTGTGCTCTGGATCGTGACGAGGTTGGGGATATACCCCTTCTATATTATTTGGAG TACAGTGATCCGCGCGCCGATGCTGGTCCCAATGTTTCCGGCCTACTACATCTTTAACTCCCTACTGTGCCTACTACTAGCCCTGCATATGATCTGGACGTGGCTGATTCTCCAAGTCGCATATAAGACTATTAAGGCTGGCCAG ATGGAGGGCGATATTCGCAGCTCGAGTTCAGACATCAGCGACAGCTCGCATTACTCCAATCACAGCACGCCCAACCGGGTCaacaataaaaa AGACACATAG
- the LOC134657243 gene encoding ceramide synthase 6-like isoform X2: MLRYLVDTFWDEDVWLPPNTTWEDLAPGPDKPVVYNDHRHLLYPLPLAVVLIVLRHILEKYWFAPFGKSLGIKNTRPKKAPINPKLELAYQTSPKIKHKQICALAKQLDMSERQVERWWRLRRSQDKPSTLVKFCENAWRCTFYLYNFSFGMFILWDKDWLWEIDNCYIGYPHQGLTNDVWWYYMISSAFYWSLTMSQFWDVRRKDFWQMFVHHVATIMLLSFSWVCNLHRIGTLVLLSHDCADIFLEQATIATRLWRRRTFAAKATKYAGYQRFCDCVFAVFTVLWIVTRLGIYPFYIIWSTVIRAPMLVPMFPAYYIFNSLLCLLLALHMIWTWLILQVAYKTIKAGQMEGDIRSSSSDISDSSHYSNHSTPNRVNNKKDT; the protein is encoded by the exons ATGTTGCGGTATTTAGTGGATACATTTTGGGATGAAGATGTGTGGTTGCCTCCAAATACTACCTGGGAGGATTTGGCCCCAGGGCCCGATAAACCCGTGGTTTATAACGATCACAGGCACCTTCTGTATCCCCTGCCTTTAGCAGTGGTGCTAATAGTTCTGCGGCACATACTAGAGAA GTACTGGTTTGCGCCCTTCGGAAAGTCTTTAGGCATTAAGAACACAAGACCAAAGAAAGCACCCATTAATCCTAAACTAGAGTTGGCCTACCAGACATCAcctaaaattaaacataaacag ATATGCGCGCTAGCCAAGCAACTAGACATGTCAGAACGGCAGGTCGAGCGGTGGTGGCGCCTCCGTCGCTCCCAGGACAAGCCTTCCACTCTCGTCAAGTTCTGCGAGAACGCGTGGAGGTGTACCTTCTATCTGTACAACTTCTCATTCGGAATGTTCATCCTTTGGGACAAGGACTGGCTGTGGGAGATAGATAACTGCTACATCGGCTATCCCCATCAG GGTCTAACGAACGACGTGTGGTGGTACTACATGATCTCCTCCGCCTTCTACTGGTCGCTCACCATGTCCCAGTTCTGGGACGTCCGTCGCAAGGACTTCTGGCAGATGTTCGTCCACCATGTGGCCACCATCATGCTGTTGTCCTTCAGTTGGGTCTGCAACCTTCACAGGATTGGGACGCTGGTGCTACTGTCACATGATTGCGCGGATATATTTTTAGAG CAAGCGACCATTGCGACGCGCTTGTGGCGCCGGCGAACATTT GCGGCAAAGGCGACGAAGTACGCCGGCTACCAAAGGTTCTGCGACTGCGTGTTCGCTGTGTTCACTGTGCTCTGGATCGTGACGAGGTTGGGGATATACCCCTTCTATATTATTTGGAG TACAGTGATCCGCGCGCCGATGCTGGTCCCAATGTTTCCGGCCTACTACATCTTTAACTCCCTACTGTGCCTACTACTAGCCCTGCATATGATCTGGACGTGGCTGATTCTCCAAGTCGCATATAAGACTATTAAGGCTGGCCAG ATGGAGGGCGATATTCGCAGCTCGAGTTCAGACATCAGCGACAGCTCGCATTACTCCAATCACAGCACGCCCAACCGGGTCaacaataaaaa AGACACATAG